In Papaver somniferum cultivar HN1 chromosome 1, ASM357369v1, whole genome shotgun sequence, a genomic segment contains:
- the LOC113360123 gene encoding major latex protein 146-like, producing the protein MAVHHTISGLRGKLVTELEVNCKADKYYEIFKHHIFTVASKLLRGMEPLRAVSSSGTTLRLRVFMCNMFVHADGKTLYVHEKTTYTDETRTIYHKVVGGDLTKDYKKFDVTLVVDPKTNGHGSIVSWTIEYEKLNEDSQFLLII; encoded by the exons ATGGCCGTACATCATACCATTTCAGGTCTTCGTGGGAAGCTTGTGACCGAACTCGAAGTTAACTGTAAGGCTGACAAATACTACGAAATATTTAAGCACCACATTTTTACAGTAGCGTCAAAGCTATTGAGGGGCATGGAACCACTTCGGGCTGTGTCAAGCAGTGGAACTACACTAAGG TTACGTGTGTTCATGTGTAATATGTTTGTGCACGCAGACGGTAAAACATTGTATGTTCATGAGAAAACAACATACACTGACGAAACAAGGACGATATATCATAAAGTCGTTGGAGGAGATTTGACGAAGGATTACAAGAAGTTTGACGTAACTCTTGTAGTTGATCCAAAGACTAATGGACATGGGAGTATTGTGAGTTGGACTATCGAGTATGAGAAGCTTAACGAGGATTCTCAGTTCCTATTGATTATTTGA